The following coding sequences are from one Musa acuminata AAA Group cultivar baxijiao chromosome BXJ2-4, Cavendish_Baxijiao_AAA, whole genome shotgun sequence window:
- the LOC103979394 gene encoding uncharacterized protein LOC103979394 gives MSMEPPLSPLIAAQLNHLLAYSPLSVKVEQIWAGSRNARFSDRFTLSIPFCLDYVKCDVIYDALHPSVAPDVVFSSEDDDFDPLGDIASEGEARVSKSSLCDWNSKDPSRLMALVHELRDLYMHYQRRRVGELDDARIKFEMNTMLPREGIEVCLVSLPDRLEEVKFAVPLLDMDLNKLVPACTWIHQQKIYLQIIFPVSRRNSSAPAAPRVKLVSTSEVKTLFSVEDVKLPPWLDGMCLAEYLPAIEDNLKLQVVEAIASIGARRRFIEALSPLFGRPLEADPVLCRRATVLCASGAFTFLVHFSIPTQFPKQQPTLVMQSSQHFNSQGTPISSPLINDYPWSPRWDPPQMAERIFEFLVEECLNFKKFCIDAIPQ, from the exons ATGTCCATGGAGCCACCGCTGTCGCCGCTCATCGCCGCGCAACTCAACCACCTCCTCGCCTACTCACCCCTCTCCGTCAAG GTTGAGCAGATATGGGCGGGCTCCAGGAACGCCCGCTTCTCTGACCGCTTCACCCTCTCGATCCCCTTCTGCCTCGATTACGTCAAAT GCGATGTGATCTACGACGCACTCCACCCGTCCGTTGCGCCGGATGTCGTCTTTTCGTCGGAAGACGACGACTTTGATCCCCTTGGCGATATTGCGAGTGAGGGGGAGGCGCGGGTGAGCAAGAGCAGCTTGTGTGATTGGAACAGTAAAGACCCTTCGAGGCTGATGGCTCTCGTCCATGAACTGAG GGATCTGTACATGCATTACCAGAGGAGGAGGGTAGGAGAGCTTGATGATGCGAGGATAAAGTTTGAAATGAATACTATGCTTCCCAGGGAG GGAATTGAAGTCTGTTTGGTTTCCTTACCTGACAGG CTGGAGGAAGTGAAGTTTGCTGTACCTTTACTGGATATGGACTTAAACAAGCTAGTACCTGCATGCACCTGGATACATCAGCAGAAGATCTACTTGCAG ATTATCTTTCCTGTTAGTAGAAGAAATTCTTCAGCTCCTGCTGCTCCACGGGTAAAACTGGTTTCTACTTCAGAAGTGAAGACCTTGTTCTCCGTAGAGGATGTCAAACTTCCACCATGGTTAGATGGAAT GTGCTTGGCTGAATACCTTCCTGCTATAGAAGACAATCTCAAATTGCAG GTTGTGGAGGCAATTGCATCAATTGGTGCTAGAAGACGTTTTATTGAGGCATTATCTCCTCTGTTTGGAAGGCCACTAGAAGCTGATCCG GTATTGTGCAGGAGAGCTACTGTGCTTTGTGCCTCTGGGGCTTTTACATTTTTG GTTCACTTTTCAATTCCCACACAGTTCCCAAAGCAGCAACCGACATTGGTAATGCAAAGTTCTCAG CATTTCAATTCTCAAGGCACACCAATATCCTCGCCGCTGATAAATGATTACCCTTGGAGTCCTAGATGGGATCCACCACAGATGGCTGAGAGAATCTT TGAATTCTTGGTCGAGGAGTGTTTGAACTTTAAAAAGTTCTGCATTGATGCAATTCCTCAGTAA
- the LOC135610628 gene encoding uncharacterized protein LOC135610628 isoform X1: protein MSLTEEELEVALTLDSLPELVLASVHRAALNVLPESLRWGSRKPRSLPGHPLMPSPPPPLRYGEKNVDGGVTATATSSPSTPLSFQGSGGSEDIDVRPKPWVEHSKQYIQWMEEQHEPMASFADKKANLERVREEYEAHLHSPSANPFVLPAAGQLRHEKMLWVGGGDMVPVDPTAVDHRWAESGSQRPAAGRVGLPDLNVTPDDEEAGWDLVWGWGDRQHSACKAATSALARRRRLGIQRAKRYGLVYDQ, encoded by the exons ATGTCTCTGACAGAGGAGGAGCTGGAGGTGGCGCTCACGCTCGACAGCCTCCCCGAGCTCGTCCTCGCGTCCGTCCACCGGGCGGCGCTCAACGTCCTTCCCGAGTCCCTCCGCTGGGGCTCCCGGAAGCCCCGGTCACTCCCCGGTCATCCTCTAatgccttctcctcctccgccgctccGTTACGGGGAGAAGAACGTCGACGGGGGAGTCACCGCCACCGCCACATCGAGCCCCTCTACGCCTCTCTCCTTCCAAGGCAGCGGCGGCAGCGAAGACATCGACGTCCGGCCCAAGCCGTGGGTGGAGCACAGCAAACAGTACATCCAA TGGATGGAAGAACAGCATGAACCGATGGCTTCGTTTGCCGACAAGAAAGCCAATCTCGAACGA GTGAGAGAGGAGTACGAAGCCCACTTGCATAGTCCATCAGCCAACCCCTTCGTGCTTCCAGCAGCTGGACAACTGCGCCAT GAAAAGATGCTATGGGTCGGTGGCGGCGATATGGTCCCCGTGGATCCCACAGCCGTCGACCACCGGTGGGCCGAGAGCGGCAGCCAACGGCCGGCCGCGGGTCGGGTCGGCCTCCCGGATCTGAACGTGACGCCCGACGACGAGGAGGCGGGGTGGGATTTGGTGTGGGGGTGGGGGGACCGGCAACACAGCGCGTGCAAAGCGGCCACGTCGGCGCTGGCGAGACGGAGGAGACTTGGGATACAAAGGGCGAAGAGATACGGTCTGGTTTATGACCAATAA
- the LOC135610628 gene encoding uncharacterized protein LOC135610628 isoform X2, translating into MSLTEEELEVALTLDSLPELVLASVHRAALNVLPESLRWGSRKPRSLPGHPLMPSPPPPLRYGEKNVDGGVTATATSSPSTPLSFQGSGGSEDIDVRPKPWVEHSKQYIQVREEYEAHLHSPSANPFVLPAAGQLRHEKMLWVGGGDMVPVDPTAVDHRWAESGSQRPAAGRVGLPDLNVTPDDEEAGWDLVWGWGDRQHSACKAATSALARRRRLGIQRAKRYGLVYDQ; encoded by the exons ATGTCTCTGACAGAGGAGGAGCTGGAGGTGGCGCTCACGCTCGACAGCCTCCCCGAGCTCGTCCTCGCGTCCGTCCACCGGGCGGCGCTCAACGTCCTTCCCGAGTCCCTCCGCTGGGGCTCCCGGAAGCCCCGGTCACTCCCCGGTCATCCTCTAatgccttctcctcctccgccgctccGTTACGGGGAGAAGAACGTCGACGGGGGAGTCACCGCCACCGCCACATCGAGCCCCTCTACGCCTCTCTCCTTCCAAGGCAGCGGCGGCAGCGAAGACATCGACGTCCGGCCCAAGCCGTGGGTGGAGCACAGCAAACAGTACATCCAA GTGAGAGAGGAGTACGAAGCCCACTTGCATAGTCCATCAGCCAACCCCTTCGTGCTTCCAGCAGCTGGACAACTGCGCCAT GAAAAGATGCTATGGGTCGGTGGCGGCGATATGGTCCCCGTGGATCCCACAGCCGTCGACCACCGGTGGGCCGAGAGCGGCAGCCAACGGCCGGCCGCGGGTCGGGTCGGCCTCCCGGATCTGAACGTGACGCCCGACGACGAGGAGGCGGGGTGGGATTTGGTGTGGGGGTGGGGGGACCGGCAACACAGCGCGTGCAAAGCGGCCACGTCGGCGCTGGCGAGACGGAGGAGACTTGGGATACAAAGGGCGAAGAGATACGGTCTGGTTTATGACCAATAA
- the LOC135610627 gene encoding uncharacterized protein LOC135610627, translated as MRGARRPIYAVATWVKRQPPKVKAFLCVVAGIAALVFLRFIVHDHDNLFIAAEAVHALGISVLIYKLTKERTCAGLSLKSQDLTALFLAARLYCSFVMEYDIHTVLDTATLATTLWVIYMIRFKLRPSYMEDKDNFAIYFVVVPCVLLALAVHPSTSHNIFNRICWAFCVYLEAVSVLPQLRLMQNTKIVEPFTAHYVFALGIARFLSCAHWVLQVLDTRGRLLTALGYGLWPPMVLLAEIVQTFILADFCYYYVKSVVGGQLVLRLPSGVV; from the exons ATGAGGGGGGCGAGGCGGCCGATCTACGCGGTGGCGACATGGGTGAAGCGGCAGCCGCCCAAAGTGAAGGCGTTCCTGTGCGTGGTGGCGGGCATCGCGGCCCTCGTCTTCCTCCGCTTCATCGTTCACGACCACGACAACCTCTTCATCGCCGCCGAGGCCGTCCACGCCCTCGGCATCTCCGTCCTCATCTATAAGCTTACCAAGGAGAGGACATGCGCTG GGCTTTCGTTGAAGTCTCAGGATTTGACAGCTTTGTTTTTAGCTGCCAGACTTTATTGCAGTTTTGTTATGGAATACGATATACACACAGTGCTAGATACTGCTACACTTGCTACTACTCTTTGGGTTATTTACATGATTCGTTTTAAGCTGAGGCCAAGTTACATGGAGGATAAGGACAATTTTGCTATATATTTTGTG GTTGTGCCTTGTGTGCTGTTAGCGCTTGCTGTTCATCCTTCTACATCTCACAATATTTTCAATAGGATCTGTTGGGCCTTTTGTGTTTATCTGGAAGCTGTTTCGGTGTTGCCCCAGTTACGATTGATGCAGAACACGAAG ATTGTAGAACCGTTCACTGCTCACTATGTTTTTGCTCTTGGGATTGCAAGATTTCTGAGTTGCGCTCACTGGGTCCTTCAG GTCCTGGACACTCGTGGACGACTGTTGACAGCTTTAGGGTATGGTTTGTGGCCACCAATGGTTCTTCTTGCCGAGATCGTTCAAACTTTCATTCTCGCTGATTTCTGCTATTATTATGTGAAGAG TGTTGTCGGTGGACAGCTGGTGCTACGGCTTCCGTCGGGTGTAGTGTGA
- the LOC103979363 gene encoding HVA22-like protein i: MMGLFVSRALILVLGYAYPAYLCYKTVELNKPGIEQLRFWCQYWIVVALMAILERFGDLFFSWFPMYCEAKLAFYIYLWYPKTRGTTYVYETYFRPYIAKHETDIDHNLLELRARAADFMSMYWQKATSYGQTSFVEILNQATLLIQAPRTRTFQQTQQPQQEPQLPSATPPAHQPAPSQPSPQETRAPPSPIKSQPQEESRKADASLQPVAASPDQPQEPVSLTENSETANPPSPSEEPMQVDTDNSESVKVSVPPPEQTAMEEAILVTRNRLRKRAAAAAADADAGPV, encoded by the exons ATGATGGGTTTATTTGTCAGTAGAGCTTTGAT ACTGGTTCTTGGGTATGCTTACCCGGCCTATTTGTGCTATAAGACTGTGGAATTGAACAAACCAGGAATTGAGCAGTTGCGTTTCTGGTGCCAGTATTG GATTGTAGTCGCATTGATGGCAATCTTGGAGAGATTTGGGGATCTTTTCTTTTCATG GTTTCCAATGTACTGCGAGGCAAAATTGGCATTTTATATATATCTATGGTATCCAAAGACAAGA ggAACAACATATGTATATGAAACTTACTTCAGGCCATATATCGCGAAGCATGAAACTGACATCGATCATAATTTGCTTGAGTTAAGAGCAAGAGCTGCAGATTTCATgtcgatgtattggcagaaggctaCTAGCTATGGCCAGACAAGTTTTGTTGAGATTTTGAACCAAGCTACCTTATTGATACAAGCACCAAGAACACGTACTTTCCAG CAAACTCAGCAGCCACAGCAAGAACCTCAGTTACCTTCTGCAACGCCACCTGCTCACCAACCTGCACCATCTCAGCCGTCTCCACAAGAAACAAGAGCTCCACCCAGTCCCATCAAGAGCCAGCCGCAGGAAGAATCGAGGAAGGCAGATGCAAGTCTCCAGCCAGTAGCAGCATCTCCAGACCAGCCTCAAGAACCAGTCTCTCTTACGGAAAATTCAGAAACCGCTAACCCGCCCTCTCCAAGTGAGGAGCCAATGCAGGTTGACACAGACAATTCCGAATCCGTAAAAGTCTCAGTTCCACCACCAGAGCAGACGGCCATGGAGGAGGCAATTCTTGTGACCCGCAACAGGTTGAGAAAacgagccgccgccgctgctgctgatgCTGATGCTGGTCCAGTTTAA
- the LOC135610629 gene encoding uncharacterized protein LOC135610629, translating to MDAKLLHPSLYPNHCYLRRARPLSTSLTRLRLHLLRATNENEVASTGDKPSGDSAAAADTASVPASPSRPPPTTLNIRYRRRSRNQARQQSARKPPPKKDWESMTLGEKAVEIYVGEKGLLFWLNKFAYASIFIIAGGWILFRFVGPSLGLYQLDSAPLPPSAIFKG from the coding sequence ATGGATGCCAAATTGCTGCATCCTTCCCTCTATCCCAATCACTGCTACCTCAGAAGGGCACGCCCTCTCTCGACCTCCCTCACCCGCCTCCGTCTCCATCTTCTCCGAGCGACCAACGAGAATGAAGTCGCAAGCACGGGTGACAAGCCCAGCGGTGACTCAGCTGCAGCAGCGGACACCGCATCAGTCCCCGCGTCGCCGTCCCGGCCGCCACCGACCACCCTCAACATTAGGTACCGGCGACGGTCGCGGAACCAGGCCCGGCAGCAGAGCGCCAGGAAACCCCCGCCGAAGAAGGACTGGGAGTCCATGACGCTGGGCGAGAAGGCGGTGGAGATCTATGTGGGGGAGAAGGGCCTCCTCTTCTGGCTCAACAAGTTCGCCTACGCCTCCATCTTCATCATCGCCGGAGGGTGGATCCTCTTCCGCTTCGTCGGCCCTTCCCTCGGCCTCTACCAGCTTGACTCTGCTCCTTTGCCCCCGTCCGCCATTTTCAAAGGCTGA
- the LOC103979354 gene encoding lon protease homolog 2, peroxisomal, producing MAEPVELPSRLAILPFRNQVLLPGAIIRIRCTSPSSVKLVEQELWQKEEKGLIGVLPVRDTEATGVGSMIAPGMGSDSSGRGLKGVADVVGDSQKQDAKNPQEVIHWHNRGVAARALHLSRGVEKPSGRVTYIVVLEGLCRFNVQELSARGTYYVARVNRLDLTKAELELAEQDPDLILLSRQFKATAMELIAVLEQKQKTVGRTKALLETVPVHRLADIFVASFEISFEEQLSMLDSVDLKVRLSKATELVDRHLQSIRVAEKITQKVEGQLSKSQKEFLLRQQMRAIKEELGDNDDDEDDVAALERKMQSAGMPPNIWKHAQRELRRLRKMQPQQPGYSSSRGYLELLADLPWQKVSEEPELDLKAAQESLDQDHYGLVKVKQRIIEYLAVRKLKPDARGPVLCFVGPPGVGKTSLASSIAKALNRKFVRISLGGVKDEADIRGHRRTYVGSMPGRLIDGLKRVAVSNPVMLLDEIDKTGSDVRGDPASALLEVLDPEQNKTFNDHYLNVPFDLSKVIFVATANRVQPIPPPLLDRMEVIELPGYTPEEKLKIAMKHLIPRVLEQHGLSSEFLQIPEGMVKLIIQRYTREAGVRNLERNLAALARAAAVKLAEQKDCVVQLSKDVHPMTTSLLDTRLADGSDIEMEVIPMSINRQDISNAFASPLTLVVDEAMLEKVLGPPRFDDRETADRVASPGVSVGLVWTSFGGEVQFVEATTMVGKGDLHLTGQLGDVIKESAQIALTWVRARTADLKLSAAGEINLLENRDIHIHFPAGAVPKDGPSAGVTLVTSLVSLFSQKKVRADTAMTGEMTLRGLVLPVGGIKDKVLAAHRYGIRRVILPERNLKDLAEVPSAILAGMEILLVKRIEDVLEQAFEGGCPWKPQSKL from the exons ATGGCGGAACCGGTGGAGCTCCCCAGCCGGCTGGCGATCCTGCCCTTCCGGAACCAGGTCCTGTTGCCTGGCGCCATCATCCGAATCCGCTGCACTTCGCCGAGCAG TGTGAAGCTGGTGGAGCAAGAATTATGGCAGAAGGAAGAGAAGGGTTTGATTGGCGTGCTTCCAGTTAGGGACACTGAGGCTACAGGTGTAGGGTCGATGATCGCTCCAG GTATGGGTAGTGATTCTTCGGGACGAGGTCTGAAAGGAGTAGCAGATGTAGTGGGAGATTCTCAGAAGCAGGATGCAAAGAACCCACAGGAAGTTATTCACTGGCACAACAG GGGAGTTGCTGCTAGAGCTCTGCACCTCTCTCGAGGAGTCGAAAAACCAAGTGGGAGGGTTACCTATATTGTTGTCCTTGAAGGCTTGTGCCGGTTCAATGTTCAGGAACTCAGTGCAAGAGGAACATATTATGTTGCACGTGTCAACCGACTCGATTTGACAAAAGCTG AGCTGGAGCTAGCAGAGCAAGATCCAGATCTTATTTTACTATCTCGCCAATTTAAAGCTACTGCCATGGAGCTAATTGCTGTTCTTGAGCAG AAGCAGAAAACTGTTGGTAGGACAAAAGCTCTTCTTGAGACAGTTCCTGTACATAGGTTGGCAGATATATTTGTTGCTAGCTTTGAGATAAGCTTTGAGGAGCAGTTATCAATGCTGGATTCAGTTGATCTAAAAGTTCGACTCTCAAAGGCAACTGAACTAGTGGACAGGCACTTGCAG TCAATTCGTgtggcagaaaagataactcagaAGGTTGAGGGTCAGTTATCGAAGTCACAGAAGGAATTTCTTCTCAGACAGCag ATGAGGGCCATAAAAGAAGAACTTggagataatgatgatgatgaggatgatgTGGCCGCTTTGGAGAGAAAGATGCAAAGTGCAGGAATGCCTCCTAATATATGGAAGCATGCTCAAAGAGAATTGAG GCGTCTGAGAAAGATGCAACCTCAGCAGCCTGGATATAGCAGTTCACGTGGCTACTTGGAACTTCTTGCCGATCTACCTTGGCAGAAAGTCAGTGAAGAACCTGAACTTGATCTTAAAGCTGCCCAAGAGAGTCTGGATCAAGATCACTATGGGTTGGTCAAAGTTAAGCAACGGATCATTGAATATCTAGCTGTTCGAAAG CTTAAACCAGATGCCCGAGGTCCTGTGCTTTGTTTTGTTGGTCCACCTGGAGTTGGAAAGACTTCATTGGCATCATCAATTGCAAAAGCTCTCAACAGAAAATTTGTGCGGATTTCTCTAGGTGGTGTCAAGGATGAGGCTGATATCAGAGGCCATCGAAGGACATATGTTGGGAGCATGCCAGGACGTCTTATTGATGGATTGAAG AGAGTGGCTGTTAGCAATCCAGTTATGCTGCTTGATGAAATTGACAAGACAGGTTCTGATGTCCGTGGAGATCCAGCATCAGCGTTATTGGAAGTTCTTGATCCAGAGCAGAACAAAACTTTCAATGATCA TTATTTGAATGTTCCCTTTGATCTATCAAAGGTAATTTTTGTTGCAACTGCAAATAGAGTTCAACCTATTCCTCCACCACTATTAGACCGAATGGAAGTCATTGAGCTTCCTGGATATACACCTGAAGAAAAGCTGAAGATAGCCATGAAGCATCTTATACCACGAGTCTTGGAACAGCATGGATTAAGCTCCGAGTTTCTACAAATTCCTGAG GGCATGGTGAAATTAATAATTCAGAGGTATACTAGAGAAGCTGGTGTGCGTAATCTTGAAAGGAATCTAGCTGCCCTTGCTCGTGCAGCTGCTGTTAAACTTGctgagcaaaaagattgtgtggtTCAACTTAGCAAAGATGTGCACCCAATGACAACATCCTTGCTGGACACAAGACTTGCTGATGGTTCGGACATTGAAATGGAAGTTATTCCTATGAGTATCAACAGGCAGGACATATCAAATGCTTTTGCAAGTCCTTTGACGCTGGTTGTAGACGAGGCTATGCTGGAGAAAGTGCTTGGG CCCCCTAGATTTGATGACAGAGAAACTGCAGACCGTGTAGCATCTCCTGGAGTATCGGTGGGGCTAGTCTGGACATCCTTTGGTGGAGAGGTTCAATTTGTTGAAGCCACAACGATGGTGGGGAAAGGTGATTTACATCTTACAGGACAACTTGGGGATGTTATTAAAGAATCAGCACAAATAGCTCTCACATGG GTGAGGGCAAGAACCGCAGATCTCAAATTGTCAGCAGCCGGCGAAATCAATTTGCTTGAGAACCGAGATATTCATATACATTTTCCCGCTGGTGCTGTGCCAAAAGATGGACCATCAGCAGGAGTAACTCTTGTGACATCCTTAGTCTCACTGTTTAGTCAAAAGAAAGTTAGAGCAGATACTGCAATGACAGGGGAGATGACACTCAGAGGCCTTGTATTACCTGTTGGCGGTATCAAGGATAAG GTACTGGCGGCACATCGATATGGTATCAGACGAGTTATATTGCCCGAGAGAAATTTGAAGGACTTAGCTGAGGTTCCATCAGCGATTCTTGCTGGCATGGAG ATATTACTTGTGAAGCGCATCGAGGACGTGCTGGAGCAAGCATTTGAAGGTGGATGTCCCTGGAAACCACAGTCCAAGCTATAG
- the LOC135610631 gene encoding protein STAY-GREEN, chloroplastic-like isoform X3 → MAFAAAMLPLPVQRGSPLFVFSRRRRGSLSMVSMVPAARLFGPAIFEASKLKVLFLGVDKAKLPRAYTLTHSDLTSKLTLAISHTINRAQLQGWCNRLQRDEVVAEWNKVQGKMSLHVHCHISGGHFLLDLVASLRYYIFCDELPVAFVHGDEALFNDYPELEEAMVWVYFHSNLPEFNRVECWGPLRDAASAGRSKAGEAQPPFPTDRPRRCKAECDCCFPLQSLIPWPHDFQEERRESAGRPQQ, encoded by the exons ATGGCTTTCGCAGCTGCTATGCTTCCGCTGCCTGTTCAGCGAGGAAGTCCCTTGTTCGTCTTCAGCAGGCGGAGAAGAGGAAGTCTCTCCATGGTCTCCATGGTTCCG GCTGCGAGGCTGTTTGGGCCGGCCATATTCGAGGCTTCCAAGCTGAAGGTGCTCTTCTTGGGGGTGGACAAGGCGAAGCTCCCCAGGGCCTACACTCTCACCCACAGCGATCTCACCTCCAAGCTCACCCTCGCCATCTCCCACACCATCAACCGCGCTCAG CTGCAGGGCTGGTGCAACCGGCTGCAGAGGGACGAGGTGGTGGCCGAGTGGAACAAGGTCCAAGGAAAGATGTCCCTCCACGTCCATTGCCACATCAGTGGCGGCCATTTCCTCCTCGACCTCGTCGCCAGCCTCCGTTACTACATCTTCTGCGATGAACTCCCAGTG GCGTTCGTTCATGGCGACGAGGCGCTGTTCAACGACTACCCGGAGCTGGAGGAGGCAATGGTGTGGGTCTACTTCCACTCCAACCTCCCCGAGTTCAACCGGGTGGAGTGCTGGGGGCCGCTCCGGGACGCGGCCTCGGCCGGGAGGAGCAAGGCCGGGGAGGCACAGCCGCCGTTCCCGACAGACCGGCCGCGACGGTGCAAGGCGGAATGCGACTGCTGCTTTCCTCTGCAGAGTTTGATCCCCTGGCCGCATGACTTCCAAGAGGAACGCCGGGAATCTGCCGGCCGACCGCAGCAGTAG
- the LOC135610631 gene encoding protein STAY-GREEN, chloroplastic-like isoform X1, whose amino-acid sequence MAFAAAMLPLPVQRGSPLFVFSRRRRGSLSMVSMVPAARLFGPAIFEASKLKVLFLGVDKAKLPRAYTLTHSDLTSKLTLAISHTINRAQLQGWCNRLQRDEVVAEWNKVQGKMSLHVHCHISGGHFLLDLVASLRYYIFCDELPVVLKAFVHGDEALFNDYPELEEAMVWVYFHSNLPEFNRVECWGPLRDAASAGRSKAGEAQPPFPTDRPRRCKAECDCCFPLQSLIPWPHDFQEERRESAGRPQQ is encoded by the exons ATGGCTTTCGCAGCTGCTATGCTTCCGCTGCCTGTTCAGCGAGGAAGTCCCTTGTTCGTCTTCAGCAGGCGGAGAAGAGGAAGTCTCTCCATGGTCTCCATGGTTCCG GCTGCGAGGCTGTTTGGGCCGGCCATATTCGAGGCTTCCAAGCTGAAGGTGCTCTTCTTGGGGGTGGACAAGGCGAAGCTCCCCAGGGCCTACACTCTCACCCACAGCGATCTCACCTCCAAGCTCACCCTCGCCATCTCCCACACCATCAACCGCGCTCAG CTGCAGGGCTGGTGCAACCGGCTGCAGAGGGACGAGGTGGTGGCCGAGTGGAACAAGGTCCAAGGAAAGATGTCCCTCCACGTCCATTGCCACATCAGTGGCGGCCATTTCCTCCTCGACCTCGTCGCCAGCCTCCGTTACTACATCTTCTGCGATGAACTCCCAGTG GTACTGAAGGCGTTCGTTCATGGCGACGAGGCGCTGTTCAACGACTACCCGGAGCTGGAGGAGGCAATGGTGTGGGTCTACTTCCACTCCAACCTCCCCGAGTTCAACCGGGTGGAGTGCTGGGGGCCGCTCCGGGACGCGGCCTCGGCCGGGAGGAGCAAGGCCGGGGAGGCACAGCCGCCGTTCCCGACAGACCGGCCGCGACGGTGCAAGGCGGAATGCGACTGCTGCTTTCCTCTGCAGAGTTTGATCCCCTGGCCGCATGACTTCCAAGAGGAACGCCGGGAATCTGCCGGCCGACCGCAGCAGTAG
- the LOC135610631 gene encoding protein STAY-GREEN, chloroplastic-like isoform X2, with translation MAFAAAMLPLPVQRGSPLFVFSRRRRGSLSMVSMVPAARLFGPAIFEASKLKVLFLGVDKAKLPRAYTLTHSDLTSKLTLAISHTINRAQGWCNRLQRDEVVAEWNKVQGKMSLHVHCHISGGHFLLDLVASLRYYIFCDELPVVLKAFVHGDEALFNDYPELEEAMVWVYFHSNLPEFNRVECWGPLRDAASAGRSKAGEAQPPFPTDRPRRCKAECDCCFPLQSLIPWPHDFQEERRESAGRPQQ, from the exons ATGGCTTTCGCAGCTGCTATGCTTCCGCTGCCTGTTCAGCGAGGAAGTCCCTTGTTCGTCTTCAGCAGGCGGAGAAGAGGAAGTCTCTCCATGGTCTCCATGGTTCCG GCTGCGAGGCTGTTTGGGCCGGCCATATTCGAGGCTTCCAAGCTGAAGGTGCTCTTCTTGGGGGTGGACAAGGCGAAGCTCCCCAGGGCCTACACTCTCACCCACAGCGATCTCACCTCCAAGCTCACCCTCGCCATCTCCCACACCATCAACCGCGCTCAG GGCTGGTGCAACCGGCTGCAGAGGGACGAGGTGGTGGCCGAGTGGAACAAGGTCCAAGGAAAGATGTCCCTCCACGTCCATTGCCACATCAGTGGCGGCCATTTCCTCCTCGACCTCGTCGCCAGCCTCCGTTACTACATCTTCTGCGATGAACTCCCAGTG GTACTGAAGGCGTTCGTTCATGGCGACGAGGCGCTGTTCAACGACTACCCGGAGCTGGAGGAGGCAATGGTGTGGGTCTACTTCCACTCCAACCTCCCCGAGTTCAACCGGGTGGAGTGCTGGGGGCCGCTCCGGGACGCGGCCTCGGCCGGGAGGAGCAAGGCCGGGGAGGCACAGCCGCCGTTCCCGACAGACCGGCCGCGACGGTGCAAGGCGGAATGCGACTGCTGCTTTCCTCTGCAGAGTTTGATCCCCTGGCCGCATGACTTCCAAGAGGAACGCCGGGAATCTGCCGGCCGACCGCAGCAGTAG
- the LOC135610631 gene encoding protein STAY-GREEN, chloroplastic-like isoform X4 — protein sequence MAFAAAMLPLPVQRGSPLFVFSRRRRGSLSMVSMVPAARLFGPAIFEASKLKVLFLGVDKAKLPRAYTLTHSDLTSKLTLAISHTINRAQRDEVVAEWNKVQGKMSLHVHCHISGGHFLLDLVASLRYYIFCDELPVVLKAFVHGDEALFNDYPELEEAMVWVYFHSNLPEFNRVECWGPLRDAASAGRSKAGEAQPPFPTDRPRRCKAECDCCFPLQSLIPWPHDFQEERRESAGRPQQ from the exons ATGGCTTTCGCAGCTGCTATGCTTCCGCTGCCTGTTCAGCGAGGAAGTCCCTTGTTCGTCTTCAGCAGGCGGAGAAGAGGAAGTCTCTCCATGGTCTCCATGGTTCCG GCTGCGAGGCTGTTTGGGCCGGCCATATTCGAGGCTTCCAAGCTGAAGGTGCTCTTCTTGGGGGTGGACAAGGCGAAGCTCCCCAGGGCCTACACTCTCACCCACAGCGATCTCACCTCCAAGCTCACCCTCGCCATCTCCCACACCATCAACCGCGCTCAG AGGGACGAGGTGGTGGCCGAGTGGAACAAGGTCCAAGGAAAGATGTCCCTCCACGTCCATTGCCACATCAGTGGCGGCCATTTCCTCCTCGACCTCGTCGCCAGCCTCCGTTACTACATCTTCTGCGATGAACTCCCAGTG GTACTGAAGGCGTTCGTTCATGGCGACGAGGCGCTGTTCAACGACTACCCGGAGCTGGAGGAGGCAATGGTGTGGGTCTACTTCCACTCCAACCTCCCCGAGTTCAACCGGGTGGAGTGCTGGGGGCCGCTCCGGGACGCGGCCTCGGCCGGGAGGAGCAAGGCCGGGGAGGCACAGCCGCCGTTCCCGACAGACCGGCCGCGACGGTGCAAGGCGGAATGCGACTGCTGCTTTCCTCTGCAGAGTTTGATCCCCTGGCCGCATGACTTCCAAGAGGAACGCCGGGAATCTGCCGGCCGACCGCAGCAGTAG